TTCCTTGATTTGTTTTTCCTTATCTTCTTCAATTAACCTAGTTAGATATGTTTGCATTTCAATTTCTTGAGCAATTCGCCTCTCTTCTTGTATTGAAAACCGTTTTTTACGTGCCGACCTCAACTGGGATGCAATGTCATCCCCAAAGTTCATTTTTTGTTCTTTTGCCAAGTCGGAAGCTGCAAGAATTGATTTAGGTACACTCTCCAGAGCCCTTAGTAGTTCTTACCTCTCTGTAAATGTTTTATCGATTCATCATAACTTTCTAATTCTAGTAAAGCTTGTCCTAAAAAGAAGTGACCCTTGACAAGGCAAGGGTCCATGTCTAATGCTCTTCTGCAATCAGTACAGGCATCATTCCATCTAGATAATTTCAAATGACAAAGTGCCCTATTTGTAAAATAATGAGGAACATCTGGCTTTTTTATCTAGAAGATTAAATAGTTTGTATTTGTAACCTTTCACAAAATTAGCAACTCACAATGGCTTTACTATAGCAATTTATTGCTTCTTCGTATTTCCTCATACTAAACATTCTATTTCCTTGCTCTTTCAGCTCTTTATCCGAAAGATTTGCAGTGGAATACATATGTTTACTCATTTTGATATTTTACTTATGAACTTCCCTTAATTTTCAATGGAACGACAATGACATCGTTGACGAATAGCAATTACGAAGTGTGTGTTGTTTAGTTAATTAAATAAACAAAACGTATGATAAGTAATGTGTTAATATCAAAAGGAAAAACTTTTTAATTGATAAAATCATTTTCTAGTCCTTTCTGACATATTTTTGTAAGTCTTATGTCATCTGTCAACTGTCCACACTTTGTTtggcaaaatatttttggtctcaatatttttattaagaCCGTTTGCCATAACTGCTCCTTTTGCAGGTTTTTTGCATTAGGAGCTGAAAATAGGATAACTCTCTCATGCATATGCAATAAATTACCAAATCAATGTTGAAATCATAAAATCATGTATTCATTGTTTATGTCTCTGTGACTGAAGTCTCAACAATGGCTGGAACATTTGACAGAATAATGGAAATCCTACAGTGTTAAATACCTGTAGCTGTTTACTTCTAAACGTAAAGTGATATGTAAATATTTGTGTAATGAAGAATAGTTGTAAATATTAGTCCACAATCAAAGCTGTGATATTAACTGGTAATGGCCGATGAAGCAAATGATCAGGAATTAAGGAAAAACCTTCAAATAATCCAATCAATGATAGACGTATCTGCTGAAAGATTAGAAGGTTTACGTACACAATGTGCAACCAGTGTAGAATTAACTCAACAAGAAATAAGAACACTCGAGGTATTTTATAATTATATCTTTCTCTCTCATAATTCTCACTGAAAGAGAAATTTAAGTTCAAACAAGGTGTATTATGTTCTGCAAGTCAAACAAGATGTAAACAATTATTATATTCATTTGTTTATTGATTGTAGAAGAGAACTGATAGGAATAACACTATTGATCAAATACTTCTAAATTGAAAGAGTTTATCTtagaaatataataatttttcagggaAAGCTGATCAAAATGTTTTCCGAGCAACTGGTAACAAAGTTAAAGTTAAGAAACGGATGCAGTGAACATATACCTTCTTTAACACAATGGTTGCAAGTAGTTGGTTTAGGCAGTAGCTCAATTCAAGGTTTGTGTCAGAAAATATCGTCTGTGGAAGAACTACAAGAAAAATCAGAACATGAACTTAAAACTATTCTAAATGACAAAGGTGCTAAGCCTGACGAGCTCAGCAAACTTTTTCGGGCCCTCCATAACTTGAAAAGATATGTTGGTGAGTACTGAATTTACAAGACGCATTGTTCTGAATTGACGTCTTGAATTTTTAGACCTTCTAAAGAAAGGGGGCAATGACTCATCAGACATGCATCTATATTGGGATTCATGGGACCATAATCACCCCCTGAAAGTTGTGGGTCTCTCTCCTCGTACAGGTCGTTCTAGAGCCGCCAGAGCTAGTGTACCATCAGAGGAGAGTCTCACAACTGGTTTAAACAACAATCATCGTATTGGAGGAACGGGTGCGATGATTCTTATACCTCCTTCACCTTCTGTGTCTAGCATCTGTGACTCTTTGAATGCAAGTCCTAGATGTGGAGGGGCCCCTTTGGGTTCGCCCCCTGTGGCCCCTGATACGTGGGGTAAGGGGGCGAAAAGTGTGCATGGTGGGTGTTCTTTAGGTGATACCAACATCTTCGATACAATGAGGTTGATAAAatcaaaaactgaaatatctaattgggattttcgaaaaatttcctccagagtaatcaaaattttttgaaagaatTCTTCACATTTTCTGTTGGTATCACTGAACTCTGGATTTAACTGGAATGCTCACATTTCTCTATCAATATTTGTTGGTTTGTTTTTCCATATCAAAAGTAACTGTTAAATTTGAGCCAAATTAATCAATATATCAAGTGGTTTTGGTAAGGGAAGGTACAAATAAATTGTGTTTGAATCACCGCCAAGAGACAACCATTCATTATGATCCACTTAgcgtgaaacactctgtattggGTCGAAATTGTTGTCTTTCCAGGTTGTTTGAGAGTTCAGTGcatgcaaaaatattttttataataagtgtgtcatttctgaaaattctattctTCAATATTCACCTCATTTTTCAAGGTACATGTTTGTATTCGAAACTATCTCATGAATCTTTTTGTGTATATATATCTACCGTAATTTTAGCATGCATTTTCTTATAGATGAAATGTGTGATTattgattcatgaatatttgtAAACTTTCTGATCCCTTGATCTGATGTTATCCGAGGTGTTGAACGATTTGCGAAGAGAAGTgatttattgttcgttgctcCAGTGCACCATCGAATTTCTGGATAGGCATTGTGTCGGTCAGACCCAACGGAACACGGAAAAAACCATCTTCTTGAAGAAAAAGGTTATTTCAGAGAGAGAGTGATTAATGAGCCTCTCTTGATTGAACTTGAGAGAACCAAAGGTGTCAAGTCTGACTCTGTTTTTTGTTAGTCAGGAAATTGCtcaataggttaggttaggttaggttagtcgCTAAGGAAGTGTCCAAAAGGTTAGGTTAACTGCTCAATGCTCTGTAGGTTAGGTTCAGTCACTAAGGAAATGTtaaataggttaggttagctgCTAAATGCtcaataggttaggttaggtttagtcGCGAAAAAATATccaataggttaggttaggttcagtCAAAAGGGAAATGTCCaatgggttaggttaggttcagtCACGAAGGAAATGTTCAATAGGTTAGGTTAACTGCTAAATGTTCAATAGGTTAGGTTACTTTCATTCACGAAGGAAAAGTTCAATAGGTTAGGTTACCTGCCTGTTCAATAGGTTCGACCTCCTCCAGGCAAAGTCTACAGAGTGTTTCGTTGACAGTGTTACATTCGAAAAGTTGAAAGACATACCACACTCAGTTTTGGAATGATGTCTCACTGGACTCGCATTGCCTATTCAAAAACTCGAGAGGTGAGCTCTGTAAAATAGAGTGGGGGGAGTGATATTccccttcaaaaaaaaattgatgaaatttggcTAGAATGGGGCTAGTCTTTATTACTTCTAGAATTTTTTACTCTCTCAAAATATTATATCGAATGGGAATCATTTCGAAAAGTCTCAGGTCGTGCATACAggatggtccaacgaaaacttaacacgtCGATTTCCGATTCGAGGGGAATATTTTCCttttaaagccggaaaatcgagatgtcaagttttcgttggaccacactgtttacagggtgagtcctcgactcgtacaaatatttcaacagtagattcttgaggtcagaagaatcacttttttcctttaccatttttttcgaatcggctcggtttgaaagatacaggctgttgaaaaatcatgaaaaaatgttatatttagttctatctcacaaacgttttaatcgaatgaaatgaatttcggaatgtagtttttcatttcttcgatgaatctttttcgaacacaagatatcacccacgtcttccagtgttctcattatgaccattacgtaccatgaaaataccaagaattcaagaaaccctactcttgaaactaagttggaagccatctaatgaatatttattttgtgaaataaaagtattcttcatattttctcatataatgcatATGCATataatgaaattcgaaaaattgggtacattggcttaatacaactctgtttgaaagatccatgtagtgtcacagatttagctagttattctgaaggtaattttgttttttcaggggtggcacagctcattatgaaaacttaaaatggttatatctttttatcaggtccgaatcggaaaaaatggtaaaggaaaaaagtatttcttttgacctgaagaatctactgttgaaatatttgtaggagtcgaaAGACTCACGCTGTTTAATCCATTCGAGATGGAGGTACCTCCTTTTAAAACCTTATTAAATCCACCTGTTCCCAAGTTTACTAGACGAGTAACTGTTAGCTTGTATGAAAGGTCTAGTTTCACTAAAAATATTGTGTGCCCGTCACAGGCTCCAAATTCCCCACCACCCCGCCGCCGAGGAGGAAGCACCTCACCGGGCTGCAGAACACGCCCCTGTTGCCCGACTCGTTTCCCCTGACCAAGAGCAAATCGCACGAATCGCAGCTGGCCGCGTCTAAGGGCGAAGGGAACGACGCCAGTCAGGCAGGGTACGAAAAATCGCCTTCGACAAATAATGCGTGTACGTTACAATTCAATCTCCATCTGTGCCATTTGCAGGGAATCGCCGGCGGCAGCCACTAGGAGGGCCAGGTTGCCCACCGAGCCCGGCCCCGACACGATGGCCGGTTACAACAGCCCGCTGTTGACGAGCCCCATCAAGTCGCCACCGTCCAACAACACAGGGACGGATTCGGACGATAACAGTTACAAATGTGAGTGTCCGGCTTGTGGAAGAGGGGTTGATGTTGTATTTTTGACGCTTTCAAGggtattacgaggatatattgaaagatTCTTAGCCTaatatagaaccaaacgaaatttcgatgtcaaaatattttattactcaacatattctcctcttgattggatacatttattacagcgaacctgcaacgtctctagacctttaaaaaaaaatgttacttcttgctctgcaaaccagacctccacagcttttattacctcctcgttggtaGAAAATttgcgaccttttaaactttttttcagttgaagaaagagatgatagtcggatggagccaaatctggtcaataagggggttgttctagtaattcaaaccctaaatcaagaattttttgcatggcaacatgagatttgtgtgcaggggcgttgtcctgcaaaaacgaaacacctttggatagctttccgcgtcttttctctttactTTCTTCCCgtacagtggtcagtaatatcgaattgtaatctccggttattgttctacccttatccaaaaaatcaatcatgattactccatggcaatcccaaaaaactgaagcaagaacttttccagcagatttttggacacgaaacttctttggtcttagagaaccagagtgtcgccattccatcgattgttgccttgtttctggatcttagaaatgtacccaagtctcatccatagtagcaattcggtttaaggagtctacatcgttttcaaatcgagcacaaatcgaaagcgatgcttctacccttgcacccttttggtcaacattcaaacatttggggatccattttgcagcaatttttctcatgttcaaattgacgtgaactatatgatgaacgtgttcgtatgaaatattcagtgcttcagatatccgttttagcccaattcgacggtctgataaaatcatgtcatgaactgcatcgatatctcggggactgacacagaaactggccttcccgatcggtcatcatctccaatggaaaatttacctcttttgaagcttgcagtccaatttttcacggtcgcatacgaaggacattgatcaccaagggtattaagcatagcttcgtaaatctgcttacctcttaacccttttaaatacaggtacttgatgatggctcgatattccaatttttcgattttcacaatttcgatggacatcttctttcttttaatttattgcgtaactctggtttaattttttgaccttaaacttcacactgacagttctaatgagttattgttcgttgctatggtaacgcaattttttttatgcgtggaactggtctagactaactagatatcaatacatcctcgtacttaAATATGAGAAGGTTTTGGGTATTTTTAGTCTCTGTCTTGAAGGTGTTTGTGCCGGAGAAATCTAGGTCTAAGATTATATCGCAGCGAATTGATTCAACGTCCCTGGGACGAGCTATATTCATATCCACACCCTGAGGTTACACTGTGACGATGCCGACTCTCTTTGGGCGTATTAAACCACTGTCATCTTGTCGATGACTGGCAGCCAGGCGCTATATGGTGTataagtctcaccctgtattgaGCTACCTCATTGTGAGGATGTTGAAACCATCAGGATGATTCTACTTCGAGAAGTAATAACATGGTGAAATTCAATCTCAGACCAAAATTCCTCTGAAGATACCAAGCGCAGTTGTAAATCAAATACCGAAAAGTGACAGTCTCTTTTAAAACTCCTGTATATCAGTACCCAATGTTACTTAATATTACACAATACCTACTATAAAAAGTAGTAAGTATCAAAAGGAAAATTCATTTGCATAATGTCTTTGTACAACCAGACCCAATacaatacagggtgtaaatgaatagttgcgagtTTATAAAATATATGTGTTATAGGTTAAAATATATTTCCTGTGAAGCCAATTCTTCGACAGCAtcgtcaatttttatttctcgATTTGTTTTTCTTTCCGCCCAAGGTTTACTCTTAAGTCAATATTTCCTATGGGTAATCATTGCTGCAAATATAATGATCTAACGCATATATCTCAAGCAAACTACAACATCCTGTATGTCTAAAGAAAAGTTATTTGTTTGACACATGTGGGTGTTGCAGTATCTAAGAATTCATTTCGGAATGAACTGATAACAATTCGTCATTTCTCCACAGAGGTCCACTCACAATGGATTCATTCACGTTTTTCGATATCTCTAGTAATGTTCCATAAACGAGTAGAATCTTTCCGTCAGAATTTTCTTGTGAATTACAGTGtgttttattcaacaaaaaagaTTTGCAATGTTCAGTAAGAATATTTAGCTATGCATTCTTCATTCGCAATCTTGTGTTGAATCTCCACTGATTGAATTCGTGGATTAACTAGTGAACATTTGTTAAAACGCTTAAAAATGGACTCATCTCGTATTTAATCGAAGTATGTAAGGTGAGGTGATAAATTTATGAATACATGTCGGCGAAAAGGAAGGTTATGTGGATACAGGATATACCAGTATGCGCATGCGCGTTATTCCAATCGAATATCCTTCTATTGGGAATTTCTCTTCGATGCATGTCTGATGGGGGTATAAATTCACAGTATTCCGCAGAAATAAGTCGTTTTTAAAAGCGACAATCGGTCTCTATCTCAAATTTTATTGATTGGATACCTTCATCAGCCACCAGCCTTCAGGTCCCGAAGTCGCCCCGCACCCCTCCCACGGGCCTGCGGAACATGACCCATCAGATCAACCACCGGTTCGCCAAGACGTTCAAGATGATGTCCACCTGCATGTACTGCCTGAAGCCCATCTACTTCGGGACGGGTCTGAAATGCAAGGAGTGCAAGTTCACCTGTCATCGAGAGTGCGAGGACAAAGTGACGCCATCCTGCGGCCTACCACCGGAACTGTTGGACGAGTTCAAGAAGAAGATATCGATACAGGGTGAGTAGACATCGTAACCTGTGACTTAATCACAGGATGGTACAGATTAGCGAAGCTGGACGATGTAAGAGCAAGAAAAACTTGGATAAAATTGGAATGCCACCAGTGGCGTAGAATTTGGGATGGGTCAACTGTCAATTGTCAGTTTCTTATATCCTCTGGTGAATTTTAAGTTGTAAAGGTAGTCCAGAGCTATGGGGTGTTCATATGAACATTGAAGAAATGCCAAACAATCTCTTTTTTACAGAGCTGATGTTGACTATTGAATTTTAGGTCATCAGTTAGCGTCTTCTCCCGGTGCAGTCAGAGAAGCTAGTAGAGTAGCCAAAAATCTTAAATCGACCCTGTCTCGGAGTCGAAAGAGGTCTCATCCCCAACCCTCCATTAACATAGCGCCATATCCTGTGAGTTGGTTGAATCATCCCTCgatcgaaaaaattaaagttgtATTTTCAGCCTCCCGATTCTAGCTCTAACACTTCCAGCTGTAACAGCTCCACTCCCTCCAGTCCTGCTGTACAGGCCATACATACACCCCACACGATCTCTAAACAACAGTTCCATTTCCCGGGTAAGATGGCGTTTGGTTGTTATTTCAGTTGTTTTTCAAGGGAGATcttgatatttttcagatatCGTGCACAATCAAGTCAATGACGTTATCCTGGATGCGTACCCGTTGACTGCTTCCTCGCTGCAGAACGAGCTCACGTGTTCGCAGCAATCCAGGGATAGTGTAAGAACGGTTTCTGTATCGGGCAGTACGAGCACGGATTCAGACAGGACTCCTGTGAGGGTGGATTCTCAAGACAGTCAAGTGTCGGACACGGAGACCATCACAGACGGTCATAGATGGCCGCGACAGAATAGCGTAAGTAAAATATTGGATGATGGAAAGGAGTTAATCTTGTCGGACGAaccaattcgaaaatatttcaagaaaaattgtCTGTGTAGCATATTTAAGATGGCTGAGCTCCAACCCCTAGAATTATGCATATCAAAATAATAGATTTGATTTACCTTTTTCAACACTTCAATGAAAGATTGTTTCGAAATGTTTTTTCACtctctatagaaccaaacaaaatttcaatgtcaaaatattttattactcaacatattctcctcttaatgggatacatttattacagcgaacctgtaacgtctctagacctttcaaaaagaatgtttcttcttgctctgcaaaccagacctccacggcttttattacctcctcgttggaagaaaatttacgaacttttaaacttttttacagttgaggaaagggatgatagtcggatggagccaaatctggtgaataaggggggtgttctagtaattcaaaccctaaatcatgaattttttgcatggcaacatgagatttgtgtgcaggggcgttatcctgcaaaaacgaaacacctttggatagctttccacgtcttttctctttactttcttcccgtagagtggtcagtaatatcgaattgtaatctccggttattgttctacccttatccaaaaaatcaatcatgattactccatggcaatcccaaaaaactgaagcaagaacttttccagcttatttttggacacgaaacttctaaggtcttggagaaccagagtgtcgccattccatcgattgttgctttgtttctggatcgtagaaatgtacccaagcctcatccatagtaacaattcggtttaagaagtctacatcgttttcaaatcgagctcagatcgaacgcgatgcttctaccctttcacgcttttggtcagcattcaaacatttggggatccattttgcagcaatttttctcacgtccaaattgacgtgaactataggatgaacgcgttcgtatgaaatatttagtgctccagatatccgttttagcccaattcggcggtctgataaaatcatgtcatgaactgcatcgatattttcggggactgacacagaaactggccttcccgatcggtcatcatcttcaatggaaaatttacatcttttgaagcttgcagtccaatttttcacggtcgcatacgaaggacattgatcaccaagggtattaagcatatcttcgtaaatctgctcagcTCTTGACCCTTTTAaacacaggtacttgatgatggctctatactccaatttttcgattttcacaatttcggtggacatcttctttcttttaattcattgcgtaactctgatttactttttcgacctcaaacttcacactgacacttctaatgagtttttgtccgttgctatggtaacgcaatatttttttcaagcatggaactggtctaggctaactagatatcaatacaaccTCGTATATCTTGTTGCAGCTATCGATGAGAGAATGGGACATCCCCCACGACGAACTGACCTTCGACAAGCTCATCGGTATCGGCAGATTCGGCAAGGTATACAGGGGTTACTGGCACGGCGACGTGGCCATCAAGGTCTTGAAATATCTGAAGGACGAGAAGACTTTAGAACATTTCAAAATGGAAGTGGCCACGTTCAGGAAGACGCGACACGAGAATCTGATACTTTTCATGGGCGCCTGTATGAATCCGGACCATCTGGCCATAGTGACGAGTTTGAGTAAaggggacaccctgtatacacacaTCCATCTGCGAAAGGACAAGTTCAACATGAACAGGACTACCATAATCGCTCAGCAGATATCACAGGTAGAATTCGTTAGTTACGGATGATTGGACATGAAGtgaaaactgttttttttttttagggtATGGGGTATTTACATGCCAAAGGTATAGTCCACAAGGATCTGAAGAGCAAGAATATATTCTTGGAGAATGGGAAGGTTGTCATCACCGATTTCGGCTTGTTTAGCGTGACGAAATTGTGTCATGAGAACCGGTGAGTTGATGGACTTATTGTTTTgtgtacaaataaaaaataatatattgtttttcttgTGTAACACTTGATTGACCTTTATTCCAGAAAGCCCGACAGTCTTGGTATACCTCCAGGTTGGTTATGTTACTTGGCCCCCGAAATAGTCAGGAGCTTGCATGCCCATCAGTCCCACGATGAAGAGTTGCCCTTCAGCAAGGCGTCTGATGTATATGCATTCGGGTATGTAACTTTTTGCCACCCTGATATCGGGTTTCACGAAACTTTGaagtagaagtcatcaaaatatgtcatttcatctaaaattgtccatataaagtgttcaagatggctgagctacaacccctagaattccAACAACATTTTATTAAATTtcgagtacgggactgtggaaggtgactctagcatcggaaaaacgaaaaaaaaaacaaacatacGGCTATGAGTggttctgtacagggtgggcaaatttcgttgtctactgagggtatctcgagaactatagcagctagaagaaaatggatgacacattctctagctcttttttcatgactaatccaaatctaaaaatagaatcggcctatcatttttagatttcgagttataaacaaaaattgtgattttgacaattccgaaaagttctcataacttttttgtctttgaagttacagatctgaagattgaaccttcttaggcactttcacacgtagaatctactgacaaaagattttttctcgattcaaaaataacaaattcaataaagtttgcatttaaaaaaattaaagttcacctaatgattcgaaatgaaaaaatattttgaggttgtcagtggattctacgtaaaaaagtgcctgtagaaggtttaaGTGTCAGATTTATAACTTTAGAGATAAAAGAGTTATAAGAACTTTGCGAAAcatgtcaaactcaaaaacgaagatgCCCACCCTCTacatccgagtctatctgattagttgtaTCAGGtaactcgaaaaaaattgttgaatcgCTCGATTTGGGGTGAAAAcggtgtagaaaattgagacagtctATTGTGAGTGCTTAGGTTGACCAAGTGCTGTTATTGTAATCCTATTTCacccaatttttaacattgttGGAGGGTTTGAACAAgcagaagattgtgatgaccattgcgaaaaaaaattttgaataatttagacgaattttattggtgagattttgaagtattattctattttttacacttggtccTCAGTATTTTTCTCTCAGTTAGTATCTTTAAAGTTactaaatgagaaaaattcggctgagtttccattttcattcccacgtaaAAATTGAATTGGTCAActatatggttgagtcagtcatcacaagataaattttttcgaatttttttgcgataattcagataacaaatgatctagggtcgtattaaaatctatttcagtaa
This genomic stretch from Coccinella septempunctata chromosome 7, icCocSept1.1, whole genome shotgun sequence harbors:
- the LOC123318090 gene encoding kinase suppressor of Ras 2 isoform X2; translated protein: MADEANDQELRKNLQIIQSMIDVSAERLEGLRTQCATSVELTQQEIRTLEGKLIKMFSEQLVTKLKLRNGCSEHIPSLTQWLQVVGLGSSSIQGLCQKISSVEELQEKSEHELKTILNDKGAKPDELSKLFRALHNLKRYVDLLKKGGNDSSDMHLYWDSWDHNHPLKVVGLSPRTGRSRAARASVPSEESLTTGLNNNHRIGGTGAMILIPPSPSVSSICDSLNASPRCGGAPLGSPPVAPDTWGSKFPTTPPPRRKHLTGLQNTPLLPDSFPLTKSKSHESQLAASKGEGNDASQAGESPAAATRRARLPTEPGPDTMAGYNSPLLTSPIKSPPSNNTGTDSDDNSYKSTSLQVPKSPRTPPTGLRNMTHQINHRFAKTFKMMSTCMYCLKPIYFGTGLKCKECKFTCHRECEDKVTPSCGLPPELLDEFKKKISIQGHQLASSPGAVREASRVAKNLKSTLSRSRKRSHPQPSINIAPYPPPDSSSNTSSCNSSTPSSPAVQAIHTPHTISKQQFHFPDIVHNQVNDVILDAYPLTASSLQNELTCSQQSRDSVRTVSVSGSTSTDSDRTPVRVDSQDSQVSDTETITDGHRWPRQNSLSMREWDIPHDELTFDKLIGIGRFGKVYRGYWHGDVAIKVLKYLKDEKTLEHFKMEVATFRKTRHENLILFMGACMNPDHLAIVTSLSKGDTLYTHIHLRKDKFNMNRTTIIAQQISQGMGYLHAKGIVHKDLKSKNIFLENGKVVITDFGLFSVTKLCHENRKPDSLGIPPGWLCYLAPEIVRSLHAHQSHDEELPFSKASDVYAFGTVWYELLCGEWPFKGQPPEAIIWQVGKGMKQPLANLQASRDVKDILMLCWSFRPGDRPDFSCRLLNILEKLPKKRLARSPSHPIHLSRSAESVF
- the LOC123318092 gene encoding E3 ubiquitin-protein ligase CHIP, encoding MSKHMYSTANLSDKELKEQGNRMFSMRKYEEAINCYSKAIIKKPDVPHYFTNRALCHLKLSRWNDACTDCRRALDMDPCLVKGHFFLGQALLELESYDESIKHLQRASDLAKEQKMNFGDDIASQLRSARKKRFSIQEERRIAQEIEMQTYLTRLIEEDKEKQIKEITSDDDIRKEEKEVLIEEAEGRAEKFINELNNLLSKVDDRRRKREVPDYLCGKISFEILQEPVITPSGITYDKKDLEEHLQRVGHFDPVTRVKLTQDQLIPNFAMKEVVDAFLAENEWALEY
- the LOC123318090 gene encoding kinase suppressor of Ras 2 isoform X1, with translation MADEANDQELRKNLQIIQSMIDVSAERLEGLRTQCATSVELTQQEIRTLEGKLIKMFSEQLVTKLKLRNGCSEHIPSLTQWLQVVGLGSSSIQGLCQKISSVEELQEKSEHELKTILNDKGAKPDELSKLFRALHNLKRYVDLLKKGGNDSSDMHLYWDSWDHNHPLKVVGLSPRTGRSRAARASVPSEESLTTGLNNNHRIGGTGAMILIPPSPSVSSICDSLNASPRCGGAPLGSPPVAPDTWGKGAKSVHGSKFPTTPPPRRKHLTGLQNTPLLPDSFPLTKSKSHESQLAASKGEGNDASQAGESPAAATRRARLPTEPGPDTMAGYNSPLLTSPIKSPPSNNTGTDSDDNSYKSTSLQVPKSPRTPPTGLRNMTHQINHRFAKTFKMMSTCMYCLKPIYFGTGLKCKECKFTCHRECEDKVTPSCGLPPELLDEFKKKISIQGHQLASSPGAVREASRVAKNLKSTLSRSRKRSHPQPSINIAPYPPPDSSSNTSSCNSSTPSSPAVQAIHTPHTISKQQFHFPDIVHNQVNDVILDAYPLTASSLQNELTCSQQSRDSVRTVSVSGSTSTDSDRTPVRVDSQDSQVSDTETITDGHRWPRQNSLSMREWDIPHDELTFDKLIGIGRFGKVYRGYWHGDVAIKVLKYLKDEKTLEHFKMEVATFRKTRHENLILFMGACMNPDHLAIVTSLSKGDTLYTHIHLRKDKFNMNRTTIIAQQISQGMGYLHAKGIVHKDLKSKNIFLENGKVVITDFGLFSVTKLCHENRKPDSLGIPPGWLCYLAPEIVRSLHAHQSHDEELPFSKASDVYAFGTVWYELLCGEWPFKGQPPEAIIWQVGKGMKQPLANLQASRDVKDILMLCWSFRPGDRPDFSCRLLNILEKLPKKRLARSPSHPIHLSRSAESVF
- the LOC123318090 gene encoding kinase suppressor of Ras 1 isoform X3; translation: MADEANDQELRKNLQIIQSMIDVSAERLEGLRTQCATSVELTQQEIRTLEGKLIKMFSEQLVTKLKLRNGCSEHIPSLTQWLQVVGLGSSSIQGLCQKISSVEELQEKSEHELKTILNDKGAKPDELSKLFRALHNLKRYVGSKFPTTPPPRRKHLTGLQNTPLLPDSFPLTKSKSHESQLAASKGEGNDASQAGESPAAATRRARLPTEPGPDTMAGYNSPLLTSPIKSPPSNNTGTDSDDNSYKSTSLQVPKSPRTPPTGLRNMTHQINHRFAKTFKMMSTCMYCLKPIYFGTGLKCKECKFTCHRECEDKVTPSCGLPPELLDEFKKKISIQGHQLASSPGAVREASRVAKNLKSTLSRSRKRSHPQPSINIAPYPPPDSSSNTSSCNSSTPSSPAVQAIHTPHTISKQQFHFPDIVHNQVNDVILDAYPLTASSLQNELTCSQQSRDSVRTVSVSGSTSTDSDRTPVRVDSQDSQVSDTETITDGHRWPRQNSLSMREWDIPHDELTFDKLIGIGRFGKVYRGYWHGDVAIKVLKYLKDEKTLEHFKMEVATFRKTRHENLILFMGACMNPDHLAIVTSLSKGDTLYTHIHLRKDKFNMNRTTIIAQQISQGMGYLHAKGIVHKDLKSKNIFLENGKVVITDFGLFSVTKLCHENRKPDSLGIPPGWLCYLAPEIVRSLHAHQSHDEELPFSKASDVYAFGTVWYELLCGEWPFKGQPPEAIIWQVGKGMKQPLANLQASRDVKDILMLCWSFRPGDRPDFSCRLLNILEKLPKKRLARSPSHPIHLSRSAESVF